In one Tripterygium wilfordii isolate XIE 37 chromosome 22, ASM1340144v1, whole genome shotgun sequence genomic region, the following are encoded:
- the LOC119990615 gene encoding damage-control phosphatase At2g17340, with protein MESASELVPFPLLMTPIESNYRACTIPYRFPSDNPKKPTPTELSWIDLFLLSIPSFKKRAESDPTVPDAPAKAEKFAQRYAEILEDLKKDPESHGGPPDCVLLCRLREQILRELGFRDIFKKVKDEENAKAISLFDGVVHLNDSIEDEGKRLENLVRGIFAGNIFDLGSAQLAEVFSRDGMSFLASCQNLVPRPWVIDDLDAFKAKWTKKSWKKAVIFVDNSGADIILGILPFARELLRHGTQVVLAANDLPSINDVTYPELIEIISKLKDENGKLIGVDTSNLLIANSGNDLPVIDLTSVSQELAYLASDADLVILEGMGRGIETNLYAQLKCDSLKIGMVKHPEVAQFLGGRLYDCVFKYNEVLS; from the exons ATGGAAAGTGCGTCGGAGTTGGTACCGTTTCCGTTGCTGATGACGCCGATCGAATCCAACTACAGGGCTTGTACCATCCCCTACAGATTCCCTTCCGATAATCCCAAGAAGCCAACCCCAACTGAGCTATCCTGGATCGACCTCTTCCTCCTTTCCATCCCCTCTTTCAA GAAAAGAGCTGAGAGTGATCCTACGGTTCCTGATGCTCCTGCCAAAGCTGAAAAGTTTGCTCAAAG GTATGCTGAGATACTCGAGGACTTGAAGAAAGACCCTGAAAGTCACGGTGGCCCCCCGGATTGCGTC CTTCTCTGCAGACTGCGTGAGCAAATACTCAGAGAATTGGGATTTCGTGATATATTCAAGAAAGTCAAG GATGAAGAAAATGCAAAGGCTAtatccttatttgatggtgtagTTCATCTTAATGATTCTATTGAAGATGAAGGTAAGCGATTGGAGAATCTGGTTCGAGGAATTTTTGCTGGAAATATATTTGATCTTGGTTCTGCACAG CTTGCAGAGGTTTTCTCAAGAGATGGAATGTCCTTTTTGGCTAGTTGTCAAAACCTTGTTCCTCGCCCATGGGTTATCGATGACTTGGACGCCTTCAAGGCAAAATGGACCAAGAAATCTTGGAAAAAG GCCGTTATTTTTGTTGACAATTCTGGTGCAGATATAATATTGGGTATCTTACCATTTGCAAGAGAGTTACTAAGACATGGAACACAG GTTGTGTTGGCCGCAAATGACTTGCCTTCCATCAATGATGTAACTTACCCTGAACTGATTGAGATTATATCAAAG TTGAAGGATGAAAACGGGAAGCTCATTGGAGTGGACACTTCAAATCTTTTAATTGCCAATTCTGGCAACGACTTGCCA GTTATTGATCTCACGAGTGTCTCTCAAGAACTTGCCTATCTGGCAAGTGATGCAGATCTAGTTATCTTGGAAGGCATG GGTCGTGGAATAGAGACGAATCTTTATGCTCAATTAAAGTGTGATTCTCTCAAGATTGGAATG GTGAAACACCCAGAGGTTGCCCAGTTTCTTGGAGGGCGGCTTTATGATTGTGTCTTTAAATACAATGAAGTTTTGAGTTAG
- the LOC119990317 gene encoding protein FAR1-RELATED SEQUENCE 5-like: MDNEVIEFDTGLGGGGNSGRDGGDDAFDIEHPVDDDDMADSPLPSTATSGIFDASAYCNGGGGEIYLPEGDLLDLEPYEGMEFESEEAAKAFYNSYARRVGFSTRVSSSRRSRRDGAIIQRQFVCAKEGFRNLNEKRTKDREIKRPRTITRVGCKASLSVKMQDSGKWIVSGFVRGHNHELVPPDQVHCLRSHRQISGPAKTLIDTLQAAGMGPRRIMSALIKEYGGISKVGFTEVDCRNYMRNNRQKSLEGDIQLLLDYLRQMNADNPNFFYAVQGDEDQCMSNVFWADPRAMINYTYFGDTVTFDTTYRSNRYRLPFAPFTGVNHHGQPVLFGCAFLINESETSFVWLFNTWLMAMSGRAPVSITTDHDSIIRSAVTQVFPQTRHRFCKWHIFKKCQEKLSHVFLRHPTFEADFHKCVNLTDSIEDFESHWLSLVDRYELREHEWLQAMYLDRRQWVPVYLRDTFFAEMSITQRSDSMNSYFDGYVNASTNLNQFFKLYEKALESRNEKEVKADYDTMNTSPVLKTPSPMEKQASEFYTRKLFTRFQDELVGTLTFMASKADDDGGTIAYEVAKFGEDHKAYHVKFIVLEMKATCTCQMFEFSGLLCRHILAVFRVTNVLTLPSHYILKRWTRNAKSSVILEERTSDVYTSYLESHTVRYNTLRHEAFKFVEESAKSFETYDIAMAALQEAAKRVVLATKNEGRIAINGRIKGDSSTDGTRAKNTSGDHLGISSQHLYEDEMDKKIRELTNELEFANRKCEVYRANLLSTLKDIEDHKLQLSIKVQNIKISMKDGF, translated from the exons ATGGATAACGAGGTGATCGAATTTGATACAGGTTTGGGCGGAGGAGGTAACAGTGGCCGCGATGGAGGTGATGATGCGTTTGACATTGAGCACCCGGTCGATGACGACGACATGGCTGATAGCCCACTTCCGTCTACTGCGACTTCTGGTATTTTTGATGCTTCTGCTTATTGTAACGGTGGCGGTGGCGAAATCTACCTTCCTGAAGGGGACCTGTTGGATCTAGAACCTTATGAAGGGATGGAATTTGAGTCGGAAGAAGCCGCTAAAGCCTTCTACAATTCATATGCTCGCCGTGTCGGCTTCAGTACTCGCGTCAGCTCTTCCCGCCGATCAAGGCGTGACGGTGCTATCATACAGAGACAATTCGTCTGTGCCAAGGAGGGGTTTAGGAATTTGAATGAGAAGCGGACCAAGGACAGAGAGATCAAGCGTCCTAGGACGATCACTCGAGTTGGTTGCAAAGCCTCCTTGTCCGTGAAGATGCAGGATTCTGGGAAATGGATTGTCTCCGGATTCGTCAGAGGGCATAACCATGAGTTGGTTCCTCCTGATCAGGTTCATTGCCTTCGGTCTCATAGGCAAATCTCAGGGCCTGCGAAGACCTTGATTGATACCTTGCAGGCTGCTGGAATGGGGCCTCGTAGGATCATGTCTGCGTTGATTAAGGAATATGGTGGGATTAGTAAAGTTGGCTTTACAGAGGTTGATTGCAGGAATTACATGCGAAATAATCGGCAGAAGAGTTTAGAAGGGGACATTCAGCTCCTCTTGGATTACTTGAGACAAATGAATGCAGATAACCCCAATTTCTTCTATGCTGTGCAAGGTGATGAGGATCAGTGTATGAGCAATGTTTTTTGGGCTGATCCTAGGGCCATGATCAACTATACTTACTTCGGAGACACAGTGACCTTCGACACTACTTATCGATCAAACAGGTACCGCTTACCTTTTGCCCCATTCACTGGAGTGAATCATCATGGACAGCCTGTGTTGTTTGGTTGTGCCTTCTTAATAAATGAATCGGAAACATCATTTGTTTGGCTCTTTAATACTTGGCTGATGGCTATGTCTGGTCGCGCTCCTGTGTCTATCACCACTGATCATGATTCAATAATAAGATCAGCCGTAACCCAAGTTTTCCCACAAACTCGTCACCGGTTCTGCAAATGGCACATCTTTAAAAAATGCCAGGAGAAGTTGTCCCATGTCTTTCTTAGACATCCAACTTTTGAAGCTGACTTCCACAAATGTGTTAACTTGACCGATTCAATTGAGGATTTTGAATCCCATTGGTTGTCGTTGGTTGATAGATATGAACTCAGGGAGCATGAGTGGCTTCAAGCAATGTACTTAGATCGCAGGCAGTGGGTCCCTGTATATTTACGAGATACCTTCTTTGCCGAAATGTCCATAACCCAGAGAAGTGATAGTATGAACTCATACTTTGATGGGTACGTGAATGCTTCAACCAATTTAAATCAGTTCTTTAAGCTTTACGAGAAAGCCTTAGAGAGTCGAAATGAGAAAGAAGTGAAAGCTGATTATGATACAATGAACACTTCTCCGGTTTTAAAGACTCCTTCTCCTATGGAGAAACAAGCATCTGAATTTTATACAAGAAAACTGTTCACAAGATTTCAAGATGAGCTAGTGGGGACACTAACATTTATGGCATCTAAGGCTGATGATGATGGGGGCACCATTGCATATGAAGTAGCGAAATTTGGGGAGGATCATAAAGCTTACCATGTTAAGTTCATTGTTTTGGAGATGAAGGCAACTTGTACTTGCCAGATGTTCGAATTTTCAGGTCTTCTTTGCAGACATATATTGGCGGTCTTTAGAGTGACCAACGTGCTTACTCTCCCGTCTCATTACATTTTAAAACGGTGGACCAGAAATGCTAAGAGCAGTGTTATATTGGAAGAACGTACTTCGGATGTATATACAAGTTATCTAGAATCTCACACTGTTCGATACAATACCTTACGTCATGAGGCCTTCAAATTTGTAGAAGAGAGTGCAAAGTCTTTTGAAACTTATGATATTGCAATGGCTGCTCTGCAAGAGGCTGCAAAAAGAGTCGTTCTCGCAACAAAGAACGAGGGTAGAATTGCCATCAATGGACGTATTAAGGGGGACTCTTCAACTGATGGAACTCGAGCCAAGAATACTAGTGGGGATCATCTGGGAATCTCTAGCCAACATTTATATGAG GATGAAATGGACAAGAAGATTCGGGAGCTTACCAATGAATTGGAGTTTGCCAATCGGAAGTGTGAAGTTTATCGGGCTAACCTCCTTTCAACTTTGAAAGACATTGAGGATCATAAGCTACAATTGTCCATCAAAGTACAGAACATAAAAATTAGTATGAAAGATGGCTTCTAA
- the LOC119991926 gene encoding homeobox protein 3 codes for MEECLRKLSLWETKTFKPIMSHDDLEPIILGLGFVGLPPSSTVPAWKEYLYTARSTKSSSSSLPPRPRLPYPRVDGLHIYTYRAFLDALNFYLQIPDISDLFHVRGMALHRVQDKNRRFRRMEEDDSVFVYREGTLDESTHNLYLSTSHNNNNNSITTNGNSNNENGNGNENCNAKGSDYVGFGGGGIRDKGNTTPVGSLVPLKDIIVS; via the exons atggaagagtgcCTGAGAAAGCTGAGTCTGTGGGAAACCAAGACTTTTAAGCCTATTATGAGCCATGATGATCTGGAGCCCATTATTCTCGGCTTGGGCTTCGTCGGTCTTCCTCCGTCATCCACCGTCCCCGCCTGGAAAGAGTACCTCTACACCGCCCGCTCCACCAAATCTTCATCATCGTCGTTGCCCCCTCGGCCCAGGCTGCCTTATCCGAGAGTAGACGGACTCCATATCTACACTTACCGCGCTTTCCTTGACGCCCTCAATTTCTACCTTCAGATTCCGGATATCTCCGATCTCTTCCATGTCCG GGGAATGGCTCTTCATAGAGTACAGGACAAGAATAGGAGGTTCCGTAGGATGGAGGAAGATGACAGTGTGTTTGTTTATAGAGAAGGAACTCTTGATGAATCCACCCACAATCTCTATCTCTCCACTAGCcataataacaataacaatagCATCACCACCAATGGCAATAGCAACAACGAGAATGGAAATGGGAATGAGAATTGCAATGCTAAAGGCTCTGACTATGTTGGTTTTGGTGGTGGTGGCATTCGTGACAAGGGCAACACCACCCCCGTTGGCTCCCTTGTTCCTTTGAAGGATATCATTGTCTCATGA
- the LOC119990318 gene encoding protein FAR1-RELATED SEQUENCE 9, with product MSGSSQRTLGGGVQHVLDYLRRMQAENPAFIYAVQGDNDHSSGNIFWADATARMNYSYFGDTVTLDTTYRTNRYRIPLASFTGLNHHGQPVLFGCALILNESESSFIWLFQTWLHAMSGSSPVSITTDPDGLLQVAVAQALPDTRHRFCKWAMFRETQEKLAHIYHSQPTFETEFKKCVNETETIDEFETSWKSLLAKYYSMDNEWLQSIYNARKQWVPVFMRGTFFGELSAKDDSGGLNLFFDGHVNAATTLQMLMKQYEKAVSSWHEKELKADYDTANDTPVLKTPSPMEKQAADLYTRRIFMKFQVELVETLANPATKVDDSGTITIYSVAKFGEEQKAHSVSFKAKEMTATCSCQMFEYVGIICRHILAVFRAKNVLTLPSQYVLKRWTRNAKSGAVLDEHASELQNNSRESVTVRYNNLRQEAIKYVEEGAKSIHVYNVAMDALRDASRKVAAVKNLGSGATLGSTLTNGDSHELHGAGGNQMSALQSTDEKKKKIQELTAELESTNQRCDVYRANLLAVLRDMEEQKLNLSVKVQNARLSLKE from the exons ATGAGTGGTAGCAGTCAGAGGACTCTTGGGGGTGGGGTTCAGCATGTATTGGACTATCTAAGGCGAATGCAGGCTGAGAACCCTGCTTTCATTTATGCAGTGCAGGGTGATAATGACCACTCTAGTGGAAACATATTCTGGGCAGATGCAACAGCCAGGATGAACTACAGTTACTTTGGCGACACTGTTACACTTGACACGACGTACAGGACAAACCGATACAGGATACCATTGGCCTCATTCACAGGATTAAATCACCATGGACAACCTGTATTGTTTGGCTGTGCACTAATCCTTAATGAGTCCGAGTCCTCTTTCATTTGGCTATTCCAAACTTGGCTTCATGCAATGTCTGGAAGTAGTCCTGTCTCTATCACAACCGACCCAGATGGGCTCCTACAGGTTGCTGTTGCACAAGCTCTTCCTGATACCCGCCACCGTTTCTGTAAGTGGGCCATGTTTAGAGAAACACAAGAAAAACTTGCTCATATATATCACTCACAGCCTACTTTCGAAACTGAGTTTAAAAAATGTGTCAATGAGACTGAGACAATTGATGAGTTTGAGACATCTTGGAAATCACTTTTGGCAAAATACTATTCAATGGATAATGAATGGCTTCAGTCAATCTACAATGCTCGAAAACAGTGGGTCCCTGTGTTTATGCGAGGCACGTTTTTCGGAGAGTTGTCTGCAAAGGATGACAGTGGAGGTCTGAACTTATTCTTTGATGGCCACGTGAATGCAGCAACCACATTACAGATGCTGATGAAACAGTATGAGAAAGCTGTCTCTAGTTGGCATGAAAAGGAACTGAAAGCAGACTATGACACCGCTAACGACACCCCAGTTCTGAAGACACCTTCTCCTATGGAGAAACAGGCTGCAGACCTTTACACTAGAAGAATATTCATGAAATTCCAAGTGGAATTGGTTGAGACCCTAGCTAATCCTGCAACAAAAGTGGATGACTCAGGAACCATCACAATATATAGTGTGGCCAAATTTGGGGAGGAACAGAAGGCTCACTCTGTTAGTTTCAAGGCTAAAGAGATGACAGCTACATGCAGCTGTCAAATGTTTGAATACGTGGGCATAATTTGTAGGCATATATTGGCAGTTTTTAGAGCAAAAAATGTTCTTACACTTCCTTCTCAATATGTTTTGAAACGATGGACAAGAAATGCCAAGAGTGGAGCTGTCCTGGATGAACATGCTTCTGAGTTGCAGAACAATTCTCGAGAGTCTGTTACTGTTCGGTATAACAATCTGCGCCAGGAAGCAATTAAATATGTAGAAGAAGGGGCAAAATCTATTCATGTTTATAATGTAGCGATGGATGCTTTACGAGATGCTTCCAGGAAGGTTGCTGCTGTAAAGAATCTGGGGTCAGGGGCTACATTGGGGAGCACTCTGACCAATGGAGATAGTCACGAGTTGCATGGAGCTGGAGGGAATCAAATGTCTGCATTGCAATCGACA gatgagaaaaaaaagaagattcagGAATTGACAGCAGAGTTGGAAAGTACAAATCAACGTTGTGATGTTTATCGAGCAAATTTACTAGCGGTTCTGAGAGATATGGAAGAACAGAAGTTAAATTTATCGGTCAAAGTTCAAAATGCGAGGCTTAGTTTGAAAGAATGA